The proteins below are encoded in one region of Mycobacterium botniense:
- a CDS encoding trypsin-like peptidase domain-containing protein translates to MTNHPPYSPPPQQPGFRAVPGQPAASGYSGQGQQQPYSPHYDWRYPPQQPGFRQPYGQFAGMQPGQPVAGPPMVPPLPVGMRQRRSRAGMLAAGALVIAVVSAGIGGGVASLVEHGGQPAGSAAAAVNGTAPSMPAANVPGGSVEQVAAKVVPSVVMLETDLGHQSEEGSGIILSPDGLILTNNHVIAAAAKAGAAGGPKTTVTFSDGRTAPFTVVGTDPTSDIAVVRVQGVSGLTPITLGSSANLRVGQPVVAVGSPLGLEGTVTSGIISALNRPVSTTGESGNQNTVLDAIQTDAAINPGNSGGALVNMNAQLVGVNSAIATLGADSADAQSGSIGLGFAIPVDQAKRIADELITTGTATHASLGVQVTNDKETPGAKVVDVVPDGAAAAAGLPSGVTITKVDDRRINSADALVAAVRSKAPGDKVTLTYKDPSGASKTVQVTLGKAQQ, encoded by the coding sequence ATGACGAATCACCCGCCGTATTCGCCACCGCCGCAGCAACCGGGATTTCGTGCTGTGCCCGGTCAGCCGGCAGCGTCCGGCTATTCTGGCCAGGGGCAGCAGCAACCGTACTCCCCGCACTATGACTGGCGTTATCCGCCGCAGCAACCGGGATTCCGCCAGCCATATGGCCAGTTCGCTGGTATGCAGCCCGGCCAGCCGGTAGCCGGTCCCCCAATGGTGCCCCCGCTTCCGGTCGGCATGCGCCAAAGGCGTTCACGCGCGGGTATGTTGGCTGCCGGTGCACTGGTGATCGCGGTGGTGTCAGCCGGTATCGGTGGCGGAGTGGCGTCACTGGTCGAGCACGGGGGGCAGCCGGCCGGCAGCGCTGCTGCGGCGGTGAATGGAACAGCTCCGAGCATGCCCGCCGCCAACGTCCCGGGGGGGTCGGTCGAGCAGGTCGCCGCCAAGGTAGTGCCCAGTGTGGTCATGTTGGAGACCGACCTGGGCCATCAGTCCGAGGAGGGCTCAGGCATCATCCTGTCGCCCGATGGCCTGATCCTGACCAATAACCACGTCATCGCCGCGGCCGCCAAGGCCGGGGCGGCTGGAGGACCGAAAACCACGGTGACGTTTTCCGATGGACGCACTGCACCGTTTACTGTGGTTGGCACCGACCCCACGAGTGACATCGCGGTGGTCCGAGTGCAGGGTGTCTCCGGGCTCACTCCGATCACCCTGGGGTCCTCGGCAAACCTGCGTGTCGGCCAACCGGTGGTGGCTGTCGGTTCGCCACTCGGCCTGGAGGGCACGGTGACCAGCGGAATCATTAGCGCTCTCAACCGTCCGGTCTCAACTACCGGCGAATCGGGCAATCAGAATACCGTGCTGGACGCCATTCAGACCGACGCCGCGATCAACCCTGGTAACTCCGGCGGCGCCCTAGTCAACATGAATGCACAGCTGGTCGGTGTCAACTCGGCGATTGCCACTCTGGGCGCCGATTCTGCCGACGCCCAAAGCGGTTCCATTGGCCTCGGCTTTGCGATTCCCGTCGACCAGGCCAAACGCATCGCTGACGAACTGATCACCACCGGCACCGCGACGCACGCCTCTCTGGGTGTGCAAGTGACCAACGACAAGGAGACTCCAGGAGCGAAAGTGGTTGACGTGGTGCCGGACGGTGCCGCGGCCGCCGCTGGGCTGCCCAGCGGAGTCACGATCACCAAGGTTGACGACAGGCGAATCAACAGCGCCGATGCGCTGGTCGCCGCGGTGCGCTCCAAGGCACCCGGCGACAAGGTGACCCTGACCTATAAGGACCCCTCAGGTGCCAGTAAGACGGTGCAGGTCACTCTCGGCAAGGCGCAACAATGA
- a CDS encoding MogA/MoaB family molybdenum cofactor biosynthesis protein: MTRVDAPWSDSRYTVATMEQPAEVVGRALVVVVDDRTAHGDEDHSGPLVTELLAEAGFVVDGVVAVAADEVEIRNALNTAVIGGVDLVVSVGGTGVTPRDVTPEATRAILDREILGIAESIRASARAAGITDAALSRGLAGISGSTLVVNLAGSRYAVRDGMATLNPLASQIIGQLSSLEI; encoded by the coding sequence ATGACAAGAGTGGATGCGCCCTGGTCGGACTCCAGATATACGGTGGCAACCATGGAACAGCCTGCGGAGGTGGTGGGTCGAGCGCTGGTTGTCGTCGTCGACGATCGCACCGCCCACGGAGATGAGGACCATAGTGGGCCGCTGGTCACCGAGCTACTCGCCGAGGCGGGGTTCGTTGTCGATGGTGTGGTCGCTGTCGCGGCTGACGAAGTAGAGATCCGCAACGCGCTGAACACCGCTGTGATCGGCGGTGTGGATCTAGTGGTGTCGGTTGGCGGCACCGGGGTGACGCCGCGCGATGTCACTCCGGAAGCCACGCGCGCCATTCTTGATCGCGAAATCCTCGGTATCGCAGAATCCATTCGTGCGTCAGCACGCGCCGCCGGCATCACCGATGCTGCGCTGTCACGCGGTTTGGCGGGCATATCCGGCAGCACGCTGGTGGTCAATCTCGCCGGTTCCCGCTACGCGGTGCGTGACGGCATGGCGACGCTAAACCCCCTGGCCAGTCAGATAATCGGCCAATTGTCGAGCCTGGAGATTTAA
- a CDS encoding large conductance mechanosensitive channel protein MscL encodes MFKGFKNFLMQGDVITVAIGLVVALAFSNLVKAFTDSVVNPLVAAVQPHHAFGLGWQLGQAGNKVTFLDIGSFISAIIYFVIFMAVMYFAIVVPYRHIQARRGVTVFGDEPATKVCPECLSDIPEAARKCKYCASAQPTS; translated from the coding sequence ATGTTTAAGGGGTTCAAGAACTTTCTCATGCAAGGTGACGTGATCACAGTCGCCATCGGGCTGGTCGTGGCGCTAGCGTTTTCGAACCTGGTCAAAGCTTTCACCGATAGTGTGGTCAATCCGCTCGTCGCGGCTGTTCAGCCTCACCACGCGTTCGGATTAGGTTGGCAGCTGGGTCAAGCCGGCAATAAGGTGACCTTTCTCGATATCGGCTCGTTCATCTCGGCGATCATCTACTTCGTCATCTTCATGGCGGTGATGTACTTTGCGATAGTGGTGCCCTACCGGCATATCCAAGCCCGCCGTGGCGTCACCGTCTTCGGCGACGAACCGGCGACCAAGGTCTGCCCGGAATGTCTGTCCGATATTCCCGAGGCAGCGCGAAAGTGCAAGTATTGCGCCAGCGCCCAGCCGACGTCTTGA
- a CDS encoding SAF domain-containing protein, with amino-acid sequence MADTLDPPLRSRIALALRPDWTRSVRVRRAVAGGLVVLAGVAAVRSNPQGDRAQVVVAARDLSPGTALTADDVRLENRLTTTIPDGAQAQLGAVVGSTLAGPARRGEVLTDVRVLSTRLAEASAGPDARVVPLHLADSALVDVVRPGDIVDVLAAPETDSQAAPRVVATNAVVVLVSAQQKTRIADNNRLVLVALPAGVANTVAGATLTQAVTLTLH; translated from the coding sequence ATGGCCGACACGTTGGATCCGCCGCTGCGCAGCCGGATCGCCCTGGCGTTACGCCCGGACTGGACCCGCTCTGTGCGGGTCCGGCGGGCGGTGGCCGGCGGGCTCGTCGTGCTGGCCGGCGTGGCGGCGGTGCGGTCCAATCCACAGGGCGACCGCGCGCAGGTGGTGGTGGCCGCACGCGATCTCAGCCCCGGGACCGCGCTGACCGCTGACGATGTTCGGCTCGAGAATCGTTTGACGACAACGATTCCCGATGGAGCACAGGCACAGCTGGGCGCGGTGGTCGGTTCGACACTGGCTGGGCCGGCGCGCCGTGGCGAGGTGCTGACCGATGTGCGCGTGCTCTCGACCCGATTGGCTGAAGCCAGCGCCGGGCCCGATGCCCGCGTTGTGCCGCTACACCTGGCAGACAGCGCTCTCGTCGATGTGGTTCGCCCCGGCGACATCGTCGATGTACTGGCCGCGCCGGAAACTGACTCGCAAGCGGCCCCGCGGGTGGTGGCCACCAACGCTGTGGTCGTTCTCGTTTCAGCGCAACAGAAAACGCGTATCGCAGACAATAACCGGCTGGTGCTGGTGGCGCTGCCGGCCGGCGTCGCCAACACCGTAGCCGGTGCCACGCTCACCCAGGCGGTGACCCTTACTTTGCACTGA
- a CDS encoding FmdB family zinc ribbon protein: MPTYTYACTECGDRFDVVQAFTDDPLTTCRRCSGRLRKRFNSVGVVFKGSGFYRTDSREAAKSSTNGSAKDSSSSSETSGSGEKSSASTPSAAAAAS; this comes from the coding sequence GTGCCGACCTACACCTACGCGTGCACCGAATGCGGCGACCGCTTCGACGTCGTACAGGCCTTCACCGACGACCCGCTGACCACCTGCCGGCGCTGCTCCGGCCGGCTGCGTAAACGGTTCAACTCGGTCGGCGTGGTGTTCAAAGGCAGCGGTTTCTATCGCACCGATAGCCGTGAAGCGGCCAAGAGCTCGACCAACGGCTCCGCCAAGGACAGCTCATCGTCGAGTGAAACGTCTGGGTCCGGCGAGAAGTCATCGGCCTCAACGCCGTCGGCAGCGGCTGCGGCCAGTTAG
- a CDS encoding 5-formyltetrahydrofolate cyclo-ligase: MVDNVATLDKAGLRAQLLAARRSVAEDVRAREAQALTDLMGSIVTGADTVCAYVPVNAEPGSIDMLDVLRHRAGRVLLPVARTTDDDIPLALRWGEYRPGRLVTARFGLLEPPEPWLPPSALAQAVLVLVPALAVDRRGVRLGRGRGFYDRSLVYRNPNARLVAVIRDQELVDELPFEPHDVLMTHALTPRRGLLTLGSACPADTGRE; the protein is encoded by the coding sequence ATGGTTGACAACGTGGCGACCCTGGACAAGGCGGGATTACGGGCCCAGCTGCTGGCAGCTCGGCGTTCGGTTGCCGAGGACGTCCGGGCGCGCGAGGCGCAGGCGCTGACTGATCTGATGGGCAGCATCGTGACCGGCGCCGACACCGTCTGCGCCTATGTGCCGGTCAACGCCGAACCCGGGTCGATCGACATGCTGGACGTGTTACGACACCGGGCCGGGCGGGTGCTGCTGCCCGTTGCCCGCACCACCGACGACGACATTCCGCTGGCATTGCGGTGGGGCGAATACCGGCCCGGACGGCTTGTCACCGCGCGGTTCGGCCTGCTGGAACCGCCGGAACCCTGGCTCCCGCCGTCGGCGCTGGCACAGGCCGTCCTGGTACTCGTTCCCGCGCTGGCCGTCGACCGCCGCGGTGTGCGCCTCGGCCGTGGCCGCGGGTTCTACGACCGCTCACTGGTGTATCGGAACCCGAATGCGCGGCTGGTGGCCGTGATCCGTGACCAAGAACTGGTCGACGAGCTGCCGTTCGAACCCCATGACGTCTTGATGACCCACGCGCTCACACCGCGACGCGGCCTGCTCACCCTCGGCAGCGCATGTCCCGCCGACACGGGTCGGGAATGA
- a CDS encoding UTP--glucose-1-phosphate uridylyltransferase produces the protein MPRSHGPVPRTAIVPAAGLGTRFLPATKTVPKELLPVVDTPGIELVATEAAEAGAERLIIVTSEGKDSVVAHFVEDLVLEGTLEARGKKDVLDKVRRAPRLIKVESVVQAEPLGLGHAIGCAEPRLSDDEDAVAVLLPDDLVLPTGVLVAMSKVRARLGGSVLCAIEVTPEEVSSYGVFDVEPVPDADAPGVLKVNGMVEKPRPEDAPSMYAAAGRYVLDRAIFDALRRVDRGVGGEVQLTDAVALLIKEGHPVHVVVHRGSRHDLGNPGGYLKAAVDFALDRDDYGPDLRRWLVARLGLTEQ, from the coding sequence ATGCCACGCTCACATGGTCCGGTCCCGCGCACCGCAATTGTGCCCGCGGCGGGTCTCGGCACCCGTTTTCTGCCCGCGACCAAAACGGTCCCCAAAGAGCTGTTGCCCGTCGTCGACACCCCCGGCATCGAACTGGTCGCCACCGAAGCCGCCGAGGCCGGCGCTGAGCGGCTGATCATTGTCACATCCGAAGGCAAAGACAGCGTCGTCGCACATTTCGTCGAAGACCTGGTGCTAGAGGGCACGCTGGAAGCGCGTGGCAAAAAAGACGTGCTGGACAAGGTGCGGCGGGCGCCGCGGCTCATCAAGGTCGAATCGGTCGTGCAGGCCGAACCGCTGGGACTGGGGCACGCCATCGGGTGCGCAGAGCCGAGACTGTCCGACGATGAGGATGCCGTGGCGGTGTTGCTGCCCGACGACCTGGTACTGCCGACCGGTGTGCTGGTGGCGATGTCGAAGGTGCGCGCCAGGCTCGGCGGCAGTGTGTTGTGCGCCATCGAGGTCACCCCTGAGGAGGTGAGCTCCTACGGGGTGTTCGATGTCGAACCGGTGCCTGACGCCGACGCTCCCGGGGTGCTGAAGGTCAACGGGATGGTGGAAAAACCCAGGCCCGAGGATGCGCCGTCGATGTACGCGGCGGCTGGCCGCTACGTGCTCGACCGCGCGATCTTCGACGCCCTGCGCCGCGTCGACCGGGGTGTGGGCGGCGAAGTTCAACTCACCGATGCAGTGGCCTTGCTCATCAAGGAAGGCCATCCTGTGCACGTCGTCGTGCACCGCGGGTCTCGACACGACTTGGGAAATCCCGGCGGCTACCTCAAAGCTGCGGTTGACTTTGCATTGGATCGTGATGACTACGGCCCGGATTTGCGGCGATGGTTGGTGGCGCGATTGGGCCTGACCGAACAGTAG
- the glp gene encoding molybdotransferase-like divisome protein Glp gives MRSVEEQQARVTAAAVAPRPVRVAIAEAQGLMCAEEVVAERPLPGFDQAAIDGYAVRSVDVLTVGESAGDHGDDGGGEVVLPVMATIEAGARAPTRLQPRQAVRVQTGAPLPTLADAVLPLRWTDGGQSRVRVLRGVPSGAYVRRTGDDVQPGDVAVRAGTIIGAAQVGLLAAVGRERVLVHPRPRLSVMAVGGELVDISRTPGNGQVYDVNSYALAAAGRDAGAEVTRVGIVDNDPKELRQVVEGQLNRAEVVVIAGAVGGEAAEAVCAVLSELGEMEVTRVAMHPGSVQGFGQLGREGVPTFLLPANPVSALVIFEVMVRPLIRLALGRRQPMRRIVQARTLSPITSVRGRKGYLRGQLMRDQDTGEYLVQALGGAPGASSHLLATLAEANCLVVVPSEAEQIRTGEIVDVAFLAQRG, from the coding sequence GTGCGTTCGGTGGAAGAGCAGCAAGCGCGGGTGACTGCGGCCGCGGTGGCCCCGAGGCCGGTGCGGGTCGCGATCGCCGAGGCTCAGGGGTTGATGTGTGCCGAAGAAGTCGTTGCCGAACGCCCGCTGCCCGGGTTCGATCAAGCCGCGATCGACGGCTATGCGGTACGCAGCGTCGATGTGCTCACCGTGGGGGAGTCGGCCGGTGATCACGGTGACGACGGGGGCGGCGAGGTAGTTTTGCCGGTGATGGCGACCATCGAAGCCGGTGCGCGCGCACCCACCAGGTTGCAGCCGCGCCAGGCTGTTCGGGTGCAGACCGGAGCGCCGCTGCCCACACTGGCCGATGCGGTGCTGCCGCTGCGCTGGACCGACGGGGGGCAGTCACGGGTGCGGGTTTTGCGCGGCGTCCCGTCGGGCGCTTATGTGCGGCGTACCGGTGACGATGTGCAGCCCGGTGACGTCGCAGTGCGTGCGGGGACGATCATCGGCGCAGCGCAAGTAGGGCTGCTGGCCGCGGTAGGTCGCGAACGCGTGCTGGTACACCCCCGCCCGCGGCTCTCGGTGATGGCCGTCGGCGGTGAGCTCGTCGATATCTCACGCACGCCGGGGAACGGGCAGGTGTACGACGTCAACTCCTATGCCCTGGCCGCGGCCGGGCGCGATGCCGGGGCAGAGGTGACCCGTGTGGGCATTGTCGACAACGACCCCAAAGAGCTGCGCCAAGTGGTCGAGGGCCAGCTCAATCGGGCTGAGGTGGTAGTGATCGCCGGCGCGGTGGGAGGTGAGGCGGCCGAGGCGGTGTGCGCGGTGCTTTCTGAGCTGGGGGAGATGGAGGTTACCCGCGTCGCGATGCATCCAGGATCGGTGCAGGGCTTCGGGCAGCTGGGGCGCGAGGGCGTCCCCACGTTTCTGCTGCCCGCAAATCCGGTCAGCGCTTTGGTGATTTTCGAGGTGATGGTGCGTCCGCTGATCCGGCTGGCGCTGGGGAGGCGGCAGCCGATGCGCCGAATCGTGCAGGCCCGCACGCTGTCCCCGATCACCTCGGTGCGCGGGCGCAAGGGCTACTTGCGTGGTCAGCTGATGCGTGATCAGGACACCGGTGAGTACCTGGTGCAAGCGCTGGGAGGGGCTCCGGGCGCTTCATCGCACTTGCTTGCGACGCTGGCCGAGGCAAACTGTCTCGTGGTGGTTCCCAGTGAGGCTGAGCAGATTCGCACCGGCGAAATCGTCGATGTCGCATTCTTGGCTCAGCGCGGCTGA
- a CDS encoding GNAT family N-acetyltransferase encodes MVVGPLRVPAGVIRLRPVRMRDGAQWSRIRLADRAHLEPWEPSAEGDWTLRHTVSSWPGVCSSLRSEARKGRMLPFAIELDGQFCGQLTVGNVTHGALRSAWIGYWVSSAATGGGVATGALALGLDHCFGPVKLHRVEATVRPENAASRAVLAKVGFREEGLLRRYLQVDGAWRDHLLVGLTVEEVYGSVTSSLVRSGHASWV; translated from the coding sequence ATGGTGGTCGGACCGCTGCGGGTGCCGGCCGGCGTGATCCGGCTGCGGCCGGTACGCATGCGCGACGGCGCGCAGTGGAGCCGGATCCGGTTGGCCGACCGCGCTCACCTGGAGCCGTGGGAGCCCAGCGCGGAAGGCGATTGGACTCTGCGGCACACGGTTTCGTCGTGGCCCGGGGTTTGTTCGAGCTTGCGCTCAGAAGCGCGTAAAGGGCGCATGCTGCCGTTCGCGATCGAACTGGACGGGCAGTTCTGCGGTCAGTTGACGGTTGGCAATGTGACGCACGGGGCGTTGCGGTCGGCCTGGATCGGTTATTGGGTGTCCAGCGCGGCCACTGGTGGTGGCGTTGCCACCGGAGCGCTGGCGCTCGGTCTCGACCATTGCTTCGGTCCGGTCAAGCTGCATCGGGTGGAGGCCACCGTACGACCGGAGAACGCCGCGAGCAGGGCAGTGCTGGCAAAGGTCGGATTCCGCGAAGAGGGGCTACTGCGCCGGTATTTGCAGGTCGACGGGGCGTGGCGGGATCATCTGCTGGTTGGCCTCACGGTGGAAGAAGTGTACGGGTCGGTGACGTCGAGCCTGGTGCGCAGCGGCCACGCCAGCTGGGTCTGA
- the sepX gene encoding divisome protein SepX/GlpR, whose translation MPSIPQSLLWISLVVLWLFVLVPMLISKRDAVRRTSDVALATRVLNSGTGSRLRRRNGPAAGHRSDPDWRPENDGYADPDLNEADDPPRVATAIVKAAAVAQAQPDYIDVDVVEEDSGALPAGGGDRLSGVCCDEPVGDHFHSADQVAGTAAHDQGETCGQESHGPEGNQADADEPQDVVPDQDAEAQRFEYIEDTSGLEAAEEPAATVTRTVPRRYRYESKTAAAVSARKYTFRKRVLMTMALMLAASAVAAFTIAPRAWWVCGGVAGVTVLYLAYLRRQTRIEERLRRRRMQRLARARLGVENKNDPDIEVLPSRLRRPGAVVLEIDDDDPVFEHLNYTPVAQDYDLPRAAGQ comes from the coding sequence ATGCCGAGCATCCCGCAGTCGCTGCTGTGGATTTCGCTGGTGGTGCTCTGGCTGTTCGTGCTGGTGCCGATGTTGATCAGCAAGCGCGACGCGGTGCGGCGCACCAGTGACGTGGCGTTGGCCACGCGCGTGCTCAACAGCGGCACGGGATCCCGGCTGCGCAGGCGCAACGGGCCCGCCGCCGGGCACCGCAGCGATCCTGACTGGCGGCCGGAAAACGACGGGTACGCCGACCCGGACCTCAATGAGGCGGACGACCCACCACGGGTCGCCACAGCGATCGTGAAAGCCGCGGCCGTTGCTCAGGCCCAACCTGACTATATCGATGTCGATGTCGTCGAGGAGGATTCTGGTGCGCTTCCGGCAGGGGGCGGCGATCGGCTATCCGGCGTCTGCTGCGATGAGCCGGTTGGTGACCACTTCCACTCGGCTGATCAGGTGGCCGGCACGGCGGCTCACGACCAGGGTGAGACATGTGGCCAGGAATCACACGGGCCGGAGGGAAATCAGGCCGACGCCGACGAGCCCCAGGACGTCGTTCCCGATCAGGACGCAGAAGCCCAGAGGTTCGAATATATCGAGGACACATCGGGTTTAGAAGCCGCCGAGGAGCCAGCGGCGACCGTCACTCGCACTGTCCCGCGACGTTACCGATATGAATCGAAGACCGCCGCGGCGGTGAGCGCTCGCAAATACACCTTCCGGAAACGCGTGCTGATGACGATGGCGCTGATGTTGGCGGCTTCAGCCGTGGCAGCATTCACGATTGCGCCGCGCGCCTGGTGGGTGTGCGGGGGGGTGGCCGGGGTGACAGTGCTCTATTTGGCGTACCTGCGCCGGCAGACCCGGATTGAAGAGCGGTTGCGCCGCCGCCGGATGCAACGGTTGGCGCGTGCGCGCCTCGGTGTGGAGAACAAAAACGACCCCGATATCGAGGTACTCCCGTCGCGGTTGCGGCGCCCGGGTGCGGTAGTCCTGGAAATCGATGACGACGATCCGGTATTCGAGCATCTCAACTACACGCCGGTCGCTCAAGACTACGACTTGCCGCGAGCGGCGGGACAATAG
- a CDS encoding GNAT family N-acetyltransferase gives MAELTGVRADELASMELFHGCPVEDLMPLAASLQPLRAMAGQVLMRQGERAVSFLLISSGSVEVRHIGEDNAVIVQKVASGTIVGEIALLRDTPRTATVTTSEPLTGWIGDNDAFVRMLHIPGLMPRLLRMVRQRLAAFITPIPIRLRDGTELLLRPVLPGDSERTRQGHVQFSRETLYRRFMAPRLPSPALMEYLFEVDYVDHFVWVVTDPDGYPVADARFVRDEHDPTTAEIAFTVADAYQGRGVGTFLMGALSLAARVDGIEKFSGRMLSDNLPMRAIMDHHGAVWQRDDVGVVTTVIDVPDPRRLPFSQDMADRIIRVARQVIQAVG, from the coding sequence GTGGCCGAACTGACCGGCGTGCGTGCCGACGAACTCGCGTCGATGGAGCTCTTTCACGGATGCCCCGTCGAGGACTTGATGCCATTGGCGGCCAGCCTTCAGCCGCTGCGGGCCATGGCCGGACAGGTGCTGATGCGTCAAGGTGAGCGGGCCGTTTCGTTTCTGCTCATCTCGTCCGGCAGCGTCGAAGTCAGGCACATCGGTGAGGACAACGCCGTCATCGTCCAGAAGGTGGCTTCCGGCACGATCGTCGGGGAGATCGCCCTGCTGCGCGATACCCCGCGGACAGCGACTGTCACCACCAGCGAACCGTTGACCGGCTGGATCGGCGACAACGACGCGTTCGTCCGGATGCTGCATATCCCAGGCCTGATGCCGCGGCTGCTGCGCATGGTGCGCCAGCGTCTGGCAGCTTTCATCACCCCAATCCCGATCCGGCTGCGCGACGGCACCGAACTGCTGCTTCGGCCGGTCTTGCCCGGTGATAGCGAGCGCACTAGGCAAGGGCATGTCCAATTCTCCCGCGAAACGCTTTATCGACGGTTCATGGCGCCCCGCCTGCCCAGCCCGGCGCTGATGGAATACCTGTTTGAGGTCGACTACGTCGACCATTTTGTCTGGGTCGTGACCGATCCGGACGGCTATCCGGTCGCCGACGCCCGCTTCGTTCGTGACGAACACGACCCAACCACCGCCGAAATCGCGTTCACCGTGGCCGACGCCTACCAGGGCCGCGGTGTCGGTACCTTCCTGATGGGCGCGCTCTCGCTCGCCGCTCGAGTGGACGGAATCGAAAAGTTTTCCGGGCGAATGCTTTCCGATAATCTACCGATGCGTGCGATCATGGACCACCACGGCGCTGTGTGGCAACGCGACGACGTCGGAGTAGTGACCACGGTCATCGACGTACCGGACCCGCGCCGCCTGCCGTTCAGTCAGGACATGGCAGATCGAATCATCCGCGTGGCTCGCCAG